The following proteins are co-located in the Actinomycetota bacterium genome:
- a CDS encoding FAD-binding oxidoreductase, which yields MAYDIVIVGGSAMGAATAYYLLSREPSMSVAVIEKDPTYRYASTVLSDGNIRIQFNLEENIRISQYGMEVFETFADDMEVDGVRPEISMRKQGNLFLVDAETRSAAEQGIGLQQDLGCAVEWLTADQIADAYPPFVGPQIIGGTLGRLDGSVDPNAVLQGYRKKSISLGADFMTGEVTSLNGDGNRIQGVTLASGDAIAAGVVVNATGAWARDLLSTIGIDLPVIPVMRHVHVVESPILSTGLPSAFLPSGLYLIPEHGGTWLMAWSQPDDPVGFDFSVHQHRFYDIIWPHLVEQLPAFDRLHVVGGWAGLYAVNTLDGNAILGEWPEMRGLYLANGFSGHGFQQCPAVGRYLSELILGQEPSLDLSRLGPQRILEASPLFEHAGRII from the coding sequence GTGGCGTACGACATCGTCATCGTCGGTGGCAGCGCAATGGGTGCCGCCACGGCCTACTACCTGCTGAGTCGCGAACCGTCGATGTCGGTCGCGGTCATCGAGAAGGATCCGACGTATCGATACGCGTCGACCGTGCTCTCGGACGGCAACATTCGTATCCAGTTCAACCTCGAGGAGAACATTCGGATCTCGCAATACGGAATGGAGGTCTTCGAGACGTTCGCCGATGACATGGAGGTCGATGGCGTCCGGCCCGAGATCTCCATGCGCAAGCAGGGGAACCTGTTCCTCGTCGATGCGGAGACCAGGAGCGCAGCAGAACAAGGCATCGGACTCCAGCAGGATCTCGGATGCGCGGTCGAGTGGCTGACCGCGGATCAGATCGCCGATGCATACCCGCCGTTCGTCGGTCCACAGATCATCGGTGGGACGCTCGGACGCCTCGATGGCAGCGTCGATCCGAACGCCGTATTGCAGGGATATCGCAAGAAATCGATCTCGTTGGGCGCCGACTTCATGACCGGAGAAGTCACCAGTCTGAACGGTGACGGCAACAGAATCCAGGGAGTCACGCTGGCATCCGGAGATGCGATTGCGGCCGGTGTCGTGGTCAATGCCACTGGAGCGTGGGCTCGCGATCTCCTCTCGACCATCGGAATCGACCTGCCGGTCATTCCGGTGATGCGACACGTTCATGTGGTCGAGAGTCCGATTCTCTCGACAGGACTGCCGAGCGCCTTCCTGCCATCGGGGCTCTACCTCATCCCCGAGCACGGCGGCACATGGCTCATGGCCTGGTCACAGCCGGATGACCCGGTCGGGTTCGACTTCTCCGTGCATCAACACCGCTTCTACGACATCATCTGGCCGCATCTCGTCGAGCAGCTTCCCGCTTTCGACCGGCTGCACGTCGTTGGTGGGTGGGCAGGCCTCTACGCGGTCAACACCCTCGATGGAAACGCGATCCTCGGCGAGTGGCCCGAGATGCGAGGTCTGTATCTCGCCAACGGCTTCTCGGGACACGGATTCCAGCAGTGTCCCGCCGTCGGCCGCTACCTTTCCGAACTCATCCTCGGCCAGGAGCCGAGCCTCGATCTCTCGCGACTTGGACCACAACGAATCCTCGAAGCCAGCCCACTGTTCGAGCACGCCGGCCGCATCATCTGA
- a CDS encoding CoA-binding protein: MTTLRNAADDFLAQRRIAVAGVSRTPEGGHSGNGIYRRLRDRGYEVFAVNPNADQVEGDPCYHSLASIPGGVDAVVVATTPQAAEDVVRDCAELGITRVWLHRSLGKGSVSEAAVEYGRRHGVPVIAGGCPLMFPPAADPAHRIMRSVLSLTGAVPRKVQDIEQ; this comes from the coding sequence ATGACCACGTTACGCAATGCTGCAGACGATTTCCTGGCACAACGAAGGATCGCCGTTGCGGGCGTCTCGAGAACACCCGAAGGGGGCCACAGCGGCAACGGCATCTACCGGCGGCTCCGGGACCGCGGGTATGAGGTCTTCGCAGTCAACCCGAATGCCGATCAGGTCGAGGGAGATCCTTGTTACCACAGCCTCGCGTCGATCCCGGGTGGAGTGGACGCCGTCGTTGTCGCCACGACCCCACAGGCAGCCGAGGATGTCGTGCGAGACTGCGCCGAGCTGGGCATCACGCGAGTGTGGCTCCACCGATCGCTCGGCAAGGGCAGCGTCTCGGAAGCTGCAGTCGAGTACGGCCGACGGCACGGCGTCCCGGTGATTGCCGGCGGATGCCCCCTGATGTTCCCGCCTGCGGCAGACCCGGCACACCGGATCATGCGCTCCGTCCTGAGCCTCACCGGTGCGGTACCCCGGAAGGTCCAGGACATCGAGCAGTAG
- a CDS encoding glycerophosphodiester phosphodiesterase produces the protein MTHPFFSVRPTAFSHRGGRLLWPENTVFAFQQSYDLGYRYFETDLHLTKDGVVVLLHDDYLDRTTDGTGDVWDYTFEELESLDAAFRFGADREWPYRGQGITIPALEEIVTTFPDIRLTLELKQGGLEGPLVALLERLDLWDRVIVGGFDDRWVRSVRKASGGRVLTSSAVWETRAFWVASRAGVGLRSPAAALQVPVRYGSLTIVDDKFVGAAHRANKHVHVWTVNEADEMHRLLDLGVDGLMTDRPDVLKAVHEERGVALA, from the coding sequence ATGACCCATCCCTTCTTCTCCGTGCGTCCGACGGCTTTCTCCCATCGGGGTGGGCGTCTGCTGTGGCCCGAGAACACCGTATTTGCGTTCCAACAGTCCTACGACCTCGGCTATCGGTACTTCGAGACGGACCTTCACCTGACCAAGGACGGCGTCGTGGTTCTCTTGCACGACGACTACCTCGATCGCACAACGGACGGCACCGGCGATGTCTGGGACTACACGTTCGAAGAGCTCGAGTCGCTCGACGCCGCGTTTCGATTCGGAGCCGATCGGGAATGGCCGTACCGGGGACAGGGCATCACCATCCCCGCGCTCGAGGAGATCGTTACGACGTTCCCGGATATCCGACTCACCCTCGAGTTGAAGCAGGGTGGTCTCGAAGGACCCCTCGTTGCGTTGCTGGAGCGTCTCGACCTGTGGGACCGTGTGATCGTCGGCGGCTTCGACGACCGCTGGGTGCGCTCCGTACGGAAGGCATCAGGAGGGCGGGTGCTCACGTCGAGCGCCGTCTGGGAGACACGTGCATTCTGGGTTGCGTCGAGAGCCGGTGTCGGCCTGAGATCGCCCGCAGCGGCGTTACAGGTCCCTGTCCGGTATGGAAGCCTCACCATCGTCGACGACAAGTTCGTCGGTGCAGCCCACAGGGCGAACAAGCACGTGCACGTGTGGACGGTCAACGAGGCAGACGAAATGCATCGCCTCCTCGATCTGGGAGTGGATGGGCTGATGACCGACCGACCGGACGTCCTCAAGGCCGTCCACGAAGAGCGAGGTGTGGCACTTGCGTGA
- a CDS encoding imidazolonepropionase, with translation MDFVLRNIGELTTNDLGPPAAGRVVPDAAVVVSDGVVTWAGPDDALPSEVDALHRIDVGGRAVIPGFVDAHTHCVFAGDRADEFGRRLRGESYEAILEAGGGICSTVEATRVADMEELVASATRRLDRMLAMGTTTAEIKSGYGLDTPTERKMLEVITKLAHTHAIDVVPTFLGAHVVPAEYREDREAYVRLIEDEMLPACAPFARYCDVFCDSAAFTLEEARRILEAGRRFGLQPRMHVEQLAHTGGAALAAELGAVSADHLDHVSPGDVEALRRAGTVAVLLPAVALAMRTPRPPGRMLWDSGVPVAIATDCNPGTAYVESMPLVVVLAVLEMGLTPEEALWSATRGGALAIEETGKGWIGEGAVADMIVLDAPRAVHLVYRPGTDLVGAVLKDGDFVVDTLNLSR, from the coding sequence ATGGATTTCGTGCTTCGCAACATTGGAGAGCTGACCACCAATGACCTTGGCCCGCCCGCCGCCGGCCGTGTCGTCCCCGACGCGGCGGTGGTCGTGAGCGACGGCGTTGTCACCTGGGCGGGACCAGATGATGCCCTCCCGTCCGAAGTCGACGCCCTGCATCGGATCGACGTTGGAGGAAGGGCGGTGATCCCCGGCTTCGTGGATGCGCACACCCATTGTGTCTTCGCCGGCGATCGGGCCGACGAATTTGGCCGGCGGCTCCGTGGAGAGAGTTACGAGGCAATCCTCGAGGCCGGCGGAGGCATCTGCTCGACCGTGGAAGCAACCAGAGTCGCCGACATGGAAGAGCTCGTCGCATCCGCAACTCGAAGACTCGACCGGATGCTGGCGATGGGCACGACGACGGCCGAGATCAAGTCGGGGTACGGGCTCGATACGCCCACGGAGAGAAAGATGCTCGAGGTCATCACGAAGCTCGCGCACACTCATGCCATCGATGTCGTGCCGACGTTCCTCGGTGCGCATGTCGTCCCTGCCGAGTATCGGGAGGATCGGGAGGCGTATGTGCGGCTCATCGAAGACGAGATGCTGCCGGCCTGCGCTCCGTTCGCCCGTTACTGCGACGTGTTCTGTGACAGCGCCGCGTTCACCCTCGAGGAGGCCCGTCGGATTCTGGAGGCAGGCAGGCGTTTCGGTTTGCAGCCGCGCATGCACGTCGAGCAACTCGCACACACGGGCGGAGCGGCGCTGGCAGCCGAGCTGGGCGCAGTCAGTGCCGACCATCTCGACCATGTCTCTCCCGGCGATGTCGAGGCTTTGCGTCGGGCAGGAACCGTTGCGGTGCTCCTGCCCGCGGTCGCTCTGGCGATGCGGACTCCCCGGCCACCCGGCAGGATGCTCTGGGATTCCGGCGTTCCGGTGGCCATCGCCACGGACTGCAACCCGGGCACCGCCTATGTGGAGAGTATGCCGCTCGTGGTGGTGCTGGCCGTCCTCGAAATGGGGTTGACGCCGGAGGAGGCACTGTGGTCGGCAACTCGTGGTGGTGCGTTGGCCATCGAGGAGACGGGCAAGGGATGGATCGGCGAGGGCGCGGTCGCGGACATGATCGTCCTGGACGCTCCGCGAGCCGTTCACCTCGTCTATCGGCCCGGCACAGACCTCGTTGGTGCGGTTCTCAAGGACGGCGATTTCGTCGTCGACACGCTCAACCTGTCGCGATGA
- a CDS encoding FAD:protein FMN transferase has protein sequence MQSVSFDAMGTKVTVVLPSDASVTETRRLFDQVEQVCSRFLKHSELGRLNDSSTSTVEVSPLLADIFTVAQDLRSRTDRLVDPAVGGLVSAWGYDRTFPKVVDLADPPSDVEPNFWWHIDGSTLWKAPGVRFDLGGIAKGWTADVAVERGLATIVNAGGDLRSNHPEADVDIEDPWGTIVARVPLGCRGLATSSVTRRRWKVAGRPAHHLIDPRTGAPAHTPMLGATVVCDSATLAEAGAKAVLLYGEHGLAWADDQDWIDGALAIWNDGSVYATGSLEVMAA, from the coding sequence ATGCAGTCGGTCTCGTTCGATGCGATGGGAACCAAGGTGACGGTCGTTCTGCCGTCGGATGCAAGCGTGACGGAAACGCGAAGGCTCTTCGATCAGGTCGAACAGGTCTGCAGCCGCTTCCTGAAGCACAGCGAGCTCGGCCGGCTGAATGACTCCTCGACGTCGACCGTGGAGGTGTCGCCCCTCCTGGCGGACATCTTCACCGTCGCCCAGGATCTTCGCAGCCGGACCGATCGTCTCGTCGACCCGGCCGTCGGCGGCCTCGTATCCGCATGGGGCTACGACAGAACGTTTCCGAAGGTCGTCGATCTCGCAGATCCGCCGAGCGATGTCGAACCGAACTTCTGGTGGCATATCGACGGCTCCACGCTGTGGAAGGCACCGGGTGTTCGTTTCGACCTCGGTGGCATCGCCAAGGGCTGGACGGCAGATGTGGCGGTTGAACGCGGACTCGCGACCATCGTGAATGCGGGCGGGGACCTTCGCTCGAACCACCCCGAGGCGGACGTCGACATCGAGGACCCCTGGGGCACGATCGTCGCGAGGGTTCCGTTGGGATGTAGAGGGCTCGCCACGAGTTCGGTCACCCGCCGCAGATGGAAGGTCGCCGGTCGCCCTGCCCATCATCTGATCGACCCGCGCACCGGCGCTCCTGCCCATACGCCCATGCTCGGCGCGACCGTCGTCTGTGACAGCGCGACCTTGGCGGAGGCCGGAGCCAAGGCTGTCCTGCTCTACGGAGAACACGGTCTTGCCTGGGCCGACGATCAAGACTGGATCGACGGTGCGCTCGCCATCTGGAACGACGGTTCCGTGTATGCGACAGGAAGCCTGGAAGTGATGGCGGCATGA
- the hutU gene encoding urocanate hydratase produces MSREIHAPRGTTLNTKGWLQEAALRCLMNNLDPEVAENPDELIVYGGRGKAARSWEAFDAIVKSLHDLENDETLLIQSGKPVGVFRTHEMAPRVLIANSLLVPDWATWEQFWDLEAKGLIMYGQMTAGSWIYIGTQGILQGTYQTFLAIGEQRFGGTLKGTLTLTAGLGGMGGAQPLALTMNGGVALVVEVDPAHIQRRIDTGYLDVVAPSLDEAVRTALQAKSRGEALSIGVQGNAADMFPELLDRGIGIDIVTDQTSAHDPLNGYVPSGYDVGAAAELRKSDPERYIALARASMARHCAAMVGFIDTGAEVFDYGNNLRGEAKNGGFEQAFSYPGFMPAYLRPLMCEGMGPFRWVALSGDPADIAETDKVIADLFPENQGLQRWLRLAKEKVHFQGLPARICWLGYGERAKAGLAFNELVRSGKVKAPIVIGRDHLDSGSVASPYRETEAMLDGSDAIADWPILNALLNTCSGAAWVAVHHGGGVGIGKAIHAGAQVVADGTDDAARRLELMLTNDPGTGVMRHADAGYERAIEVARERGVRIPMLEE; encoded by the coding sequence ATGAGCAGAGAAATCCATGCCCCTCGGGGCACCACGCTCAACACGAAGGGCTGGTTGCAGGAAGCCGCACTCCGCTGTCTGATGAACAACCTCGATCCCGAGGTCGCCGAGAATCCCGACGAACTCATCGTCTACGGGGGACGAGGCAAGGCGGCACGGAGCTGGGAGGCCTTCGATGCGATCGTGAAGAGTCTCCATGACCTCGAGAACGACGAGACGCTGCTGATCCAGTCCGGCAAGCCGGTCGGCGTGTTCCGAACCCACGAGATGGCTCCCCGGGTACTCATCGCCAACAGTCTCCTCGTGCCCGACTGGGCCACGTGGGAGCAGTTCTGGGATCTCGAGGCCAAGGGTCTGATCATGTACGGACAGATGACGGCAGGATCCTGGATCTACATCGGGACACAGGGCATCCTGCAAGGCACCTATCAGACCTTCCTCGCCATCGGCGAGCAGCGCTTCGGCGGGACACTGAAGGGAACGCTGACGTTGACCGCAGGTCTCGGTGGGATGGGTGGAGCCCAGCCGTTGGCGCTCACGATGAACGGGGGAGTCGCCCTCGTCGTCGAGGTGGACCCTGCCCATATCCAGCGGCGTATCGATACCGGCTACCTCGATGTGGTCGCCCCGAGTCTGGACGAGGCGGTCCGAACGGCGCTGCAGGCGAAGTCACGCGGTGAGGCGCTGTCGATCGGTGTGCAGGGGAACGCGGCCGACATGTTTCCAGAGCTCCTCGACCGCGGAATCGGCATAGACATCGTCACCGACCAGACATCTGCCCACGATCCGCTCAACGGGTACGTGCCGAGCGGCTACGACGTCGGGGCCGCTGCAGAGCTTCGCAAGAGCGATCCGGAGCGCTACATCGCCCTGGCCCGCGCCTCCATGGCCCGGCATTGCGCGGCGATGGTCGGCTTCATCGATACGGGTGCCGAGGTGTTCGATTACGGCAACAACCTGCGTGGCGAGGCCAAGAACGGCGGGTTCGAGCAGGCGTTTTCGTATCCGGGTTTCATGCCCGCCTACCTGCGGCCGCTCATGTGCGAGGGTATGGGCCCGTTCCGTTGGGTTGCCCTTTCCGGTGACCCTGCCGACATCGCCGAGACCGACAAGGTGATCGCAGATCTGTTCCCGGAGAATCAGGGGCTCCAACGCTGGCTCCGGCTCGCCAAGGAGAAGGTGCATTTCCAGGGGCTTCCCGCCCGAATCTGCTGGCTTGGCTACGGCGAGCGGGCGAAAGCGGGTCTGGCGTTCAACGAGTTGGTGCGGTCGGGGAAGGTGAAGGCCCCGATCGTGATCGGTCGTGACCATCTGGACTCCGGCTCCGTGGCCTCCCCGTATCGGGAAACCGAGGCGATGCTCGACGGTTCCGATGCGATCGCCGATTGGCCGATCCTCAACGCCCTGCTGAACACCTGTTCGGGGGCGGCCTGGGTCGCGGTGCACCATGGTGGCGGCGTCGGGATCGGCAAGGCGATCCACGCCGGTGCCCAGGTCGTCGCGGACGGCACGGACGATGCGGCCCGCCGGCTGGAGCTGATGCTCACCAACGACCCGGGAACCGGGGTGATGCGCCACGCGGACGCGGGCTACGAGCGGGCGATCGAAGTTGCCAGGGAGCGGGGGGTTCGTATCCCGATGCTCGAGGAGTAG